One part of the Roseomonas gilardii genome encodes these proteins:
- the rplJ gene encoding 50S ribosomal protein L10, whose product MDRTEKREFVATLADVFAETSFVLVAQNKGMTVAEVSELRRRMRGAGATYKVAKNRLAGLALDGTRFQGIQPLLKGPTALAWSKDPVAVAKTAVEFAKTNDKFVILGGALGTQTLALDGVKALAELPSLETLRAQLVGLIQTPATRIAGVLQAPAGQLARVFGAYAKKDEAEAA is encoded by the coding sequence TTGGACCGTACGGAGAAGCGCGAGTTCGTCGCGACCCTCGCCGACGTGTTCGCCGAGACCTCCTTCGTCCTGGTCGCCCAGAACAAGGGCATGACCGTGGCCGAGGTGAGCGAGCTGCGGCGTCGCATGCGCGGTGCGGGCGCGACCTACAAGGTCGCGAAGAACCGCCTGGCCGGCCTCGCCCTCGACGGAACCCGCTTCCAGGGCATCCAGCCGCTGCTGAAGGGTCCGACCGCGCTCGCGTGGTCGAAGGACCCGGTGGCCGTGGCGAAGACCGCCGTGGAATTCGCCAAGACGAACGATAAGTTCGTGATCCTGGGTGGTGCCCTCGGCACGCAGACCCTGGCCCTGGACGGGGTCAAGGCGCTGGCTGAGCTGCCCTCCCTGGAAACGCTGCGTGCGCAGCTCGTGGGTCTCATCCAGACCCCGGCGACGCGCATCGCGGGCGTGCTGCAGGCTCCGGCCGGGCAGCTGGCGCGGGTGTTCGGGGCGTATGCCAAGAAGGACGAGGCGGAAGCCGCCTAA
- the rplA gene encoding 50S ribosomal protein L1, with protein sequence MAGKRLKKLVEGLDLEKSYALEEAIRLAKANATAKFDETVEISMNLGIDPRHADQMVRGVVGLPNGTGKTVRVGVFARGPKAEEAQAAGADVVGAEDLAEQVQAGNINFDRCIATPDMMALVGRLGKILGPRGLMPNPKLGTVTMDVKGAVTAAKAGQVEFRAEKAGIVHAGIGKASFEEGKLLENARAFIDAIQKARPTGAKGTYVKKVALSSSMGPGLKVDVASLASA encoded by the coding sequence ATGGCCGGCAAGCGTCTGAAGAAGCTCGTCGAGGGTCTGGACCTCGAGAAGTCCTACGCGCTGGAGGAGGCGATCCGCCTCGCCAAGGCGAATGCGACCGCCAAGTTCGACGAGACCGTCGAGATCTCGATGAACCTGGGCATCGACCCGCGCCATGCCGACCAGATGGTCCGCGGCGTGGTCGGCCTGCCGAACGGCACCGGCAAGACGGTGCGCGTGGGCGTCTTCGCCCGCGGCCCCAAGGCCGAGGAGGCCCAGGCGGCCGGTGCGGACGTGGTGGGCGCCGAGGACCTGGCCGAGCAGGTGCAGGCGGGCAACATCAACTTCGACCGCTGCATCGCGACCCCGGACATGATGGCCCTGGTGGGTCGCCTGGGTAAGATCCTGGGCCCGCGCGGCCTGATGCCGAACCCGAAGCTCGGCACCGTGACCATGGACGTCAAGGGCGCCGTGACGGCGGCCAAGGCGGGTCAGGTGGAGTTCCGCGCTGAGAAGGCCGGCATCGTGCATGCCGGCATCGGCAAGGCTTCCTTCGAGGAGGGCAAGCTGCTGGAGAACGCGCGCGCCTTCATCGACGCGATCCAGAAGGCCCGCCCGACGGGTGCCAAGGGGACCTATGTGAAGAAGGTCGCCCTGAGCTCCTCCATGGGCCCGGGCCTGAAGGTGGACGTGGCCTCGCTGGCCTCCGCCTGA
- a CDS encoding DUF2062 domain-containing protein: MPEGRLEELRRRLWEGWERILSSPGGPERVARGIGAGAFSAMLPAFGLHIALAAGLAFLLRGSIAAAGATCLLLGNPLTHALLIPTEYEIGRVILGHEMHHHASPGASFSHWLSLGVPALEELLMGGLVIGIPVGIVAWLLARRILLRRAAAEAAARGDAA, translated from the coding sequence ATGCCGGAAGGCCGCCTGGAGGAGCTGAGGCGGCGGCTCTGGGAGGGGTGGGAGAGAATTCTTTCCTCGCCCGGGGGCCCGGAACGGGTGGCCCGGGGGATCGGGGCAGGTGCCTTCTCGGCCATGCTGCCGGCCTTCGGGCTCCATATCGCCCTGGCAGCGGGCCTGGCTTTCCTGCTGCGGGGCAGCATCGCGGCAGCGGGGGCGACCTGCCTCCTGCTCGGCAATCCGCTGACCCACGCGCTGCTGATCCCGACGGAATACGAGATCGGCCGCGTGATCCTCGGGCATGAGATGCACCATCACGCCTCCCCCGGGGCGAGTTTCAGCCACTGGCTGAGCCTGGGCGTGCCAGCCTTGGAAGAGCTGCTGATGGGTGGGCTGGTGATCGGCATCCCGGTGGGGATCGTGGCCTGGCTGCTGGCAAGGCGGATCCTGCTGCGCCGGGCGGCGGCCGAGGCTGCTGCCCGGGGAGATGCCGCCTGA
- the rpoB gene encoding DNA-directed RNA polymerase subunit beta: protein MNAIAKSFGGKGLTGRKRIRKSFGRLPEVAPMPNLIDVQRASYEAFLQMGVDPDVRSQAGLQEVFKSVFPIDDFAGRGRLEFVQYELEEPKYDVEECMQRGLTFAAPLKVRLRLIVWDIDEDTGSRSVRDIKEQDVYMGDMPLMTDNGTFIINGTERVIVSQMHRSPGVFFDHDKGKTHSSGKYLFAARVIPYRGSWLDFEFDAKDICYVRIDRKRKLPASTLLYALDSAATAALRAERGGEIELSEVRGMDAEEILSTFYGKVMFTRGPKGWSRPFVPESFRGVKLLEDLVDADSGKTVATRDTKMTPRLARKIAEEGTKEVLVGRVDLIGRFLSDDLVDLNTGEIYGEAGEELTEAKLTAIEDAGYDSLPTLAIDQQVGPWMRNTLAVDKATNRDEALMDIYRVMRPGEPPTPETAEALFRGLFFDPERYDLSAVGRVKMNMRLGFSLQDVPDTQRTLRKQDILATLKTLLELKDGKGQIDDIDNLGNRRVRSVGELMENQYRVGLLRMERAIKERMGSVDIDTVMPHDLINAKPAAAAVREFFGSSQLSQFMDQTNPLSEVTHKRRLSALGPGGLTRERAGFEVRDVHPTHYGRICPIETPEGPNIGLINSLATFAKVNKYGFIETPYQMVQDGKIVGEPRYLSAMEEEKLVVAQADAEVDRESGEFRSELVSVRQGGDFRLVKPEEVTAIDVSPKQLVSVAAALIPFLENDDANRALMGSNMMRQAVPLVKSDAPLVGTGMEAAVARDSGATIVARRDGVIDSIDGARIVVRATAEDGTTKGVDIYRLRKFQRSNQSTCINQRPLVKVGDRVQAGDIIADGPSTELGELALGRNVMCAFMPWNGYNFEDSILISERIARDDVFTSIHIDEFEVMARDTKLGQEEITRDIPNVGEEALRNLDEAGIVYVGAEVNPGDILVGKVTPKGESPMTPEEKLLRAIFGEKASDVRDTSLRLPPGVSGTIVDVRVFSRRGVDKDERAMAIERAEIERLAKDRDDERAIQERSFHSRLREKLLNRKASGGFRGVKAGTVITDEVLNEFAKVTWRQIGVADDAVMAEIEALKREFDAAVERLQKRFESKVEKLQRGDELPPGVMKMVKVFVAVKRKLQPGDKMAGRHGNKGVVSRVVPIEDMPFLEDGRAVDLVLNPLGVPSRMNIGQILETHLGWACANLGRQVGELVEDYRRAGAARDALVAKLREVYGDEIVDEQVAEMTEDQLIELGDNLSKGIPIATPVFDGARISDIETMLVKAGMPTSGQMQLIDGRSGEPFERKTTVGYIYMLKLHHLVDDKIHARSIGPYSLVTQQPLGGKAQFGGQRFGEMEVWALEAYGAAYTLQEMLTVKSDDVSGRTKVYEAIVRDQDSFEAGIPESFNVLTKELKSLGLNVDLENRGN from the coding sequence ATGAACGCTATCGCAAAGTCGTTCGGGGGCAAGGGGCTGACTGGCCGGAAGCGCATCCGCAAATCCTTCGGGCGGCTGCCCGAGGTGGCGCCGATGCCGAACCTGATCGACGTGCAGCGGGCCTCCTATGAGGCCTTCCTCCAGATGGGCGTGGATCCGGATGTCCGGAGCCAGGCCGGGCTGCAGGAAGTGTTCAAGTCCGTGTTCCCGATCGATGATTTCGCGGGGCGCGGCCGGCTGGAGTTCGTGCAGTACGAGCTCGAGGAGCCGAAATACGACGTCGAGGAGTGCATGCAGCGTGGCCTGACCTTCGCCGCGCCGCTGAAGGTCCGCCTGCGCCTGATCGTCTGGGACATCGACGAGGACACCGGTTCCCGCTCCGTCCGCGACATCAAGGAGCAGGATGTCTACATGGGCGACATGCCGCTCATGACGGACAACGGCACCTTCATCATCAATGGCACCGAGCGCGTCATCGTCTCGCAGATGCACCGCTCGCCGGGCGTCTTCTTCGACCACGACAAGGGCAAGACGCATTCCAGCGGCAAGTACCTCTTCGCCGCGCGTGTGATTCCCTATCGCGGCTCCTGGCTCGACTTCGAGTTCGACGCCAAGGACATCTGCTATGTCCGCATCGACCGGAAGCGCAAGCTGCCGGCCTCGACACTGCTCTATGCGTTGGATTCGGCCGCCACCGCGGCGCTGCGCGCCGAGCGCGGCGGAGAGATCGAGCTCTCCGAGGTCCGTGGCATGGATGCCGAGGAGATCCTCAGCACCTTCTACGGCAAGGTGATGTTCACGCGCGGCCCCAAGGGCTGGTCGCGTCCCTTCGTGCCGGAGAGCTTCCGCGGCGTGAAGCTGCTGGAGGACCTGGTCGACGCCGACAGCGGCAAGACCGTCGCGACGCGCGACACCAAGATGACGCCGCGCCTGGCCCGCAAGATCGCCGAGGAGGGGACCAAGGAGGTCCTGGTCGGCCGTGTGGACCTGATCGGCCGTTTCCTGTCCGACGACCTCGTGGACCTCAACACCGGTGAGATCTATGGCGAGGCCGGCGAGGAGCTGACCGAGGCGAAGCTGACCGCCATCGAGGACGCGGGCTATGACAGCCTGCCCACCCTTGCCATCGACCAGCAGGTCGGCCCCTGGATGCGCAACACGCTCGCGGTGGACAAGGCCACCAACCGCGACGAGGCGCTGATGGACATCTATCGCGTCATGCGCCCGGGCGAGCCGCCGACGCCGGAAACGGCCGAGGCGCTGTTCCGCGGCCTGTTCTTCGATCCGGAGCGCTACGATCTCTCGGCCGTGGGCCGGGTGAAGATGAACATGCGCCTGGGCTTCAGCCTGCAGGACGTGCCCGATACGCAGCGCACGCTGCGTAAGCAGGACATCCTGGCCACGCTGAAGACCCTGCTGGAGCTGAAGGACGGCAAGGGCCAGATCGACGACATCGACAACCTCGGTAACCGCCGGGTGCGTTCGGTCGGCGAGCTGATGGAGAACCAGTACCGCGTCGGCCTGCTGCGCATGGAGCGCGCGATCAAGGAGCGCATGGGGTCGGTTGATATCGACACCGTCATGCCGCACGATCTGATCAACGCGAAGCCGGCGGCGGCGGCGGTGCGGGAGTTCTTCGGCTCCTCGCAGCTCTCGCAGTTCATGGACCAGACCAACCCGCTCTCCGAGGTGACGCACAAGCGCCGCCTGAGCGCGCTTGGCCCGGGTGGCCTGACGCGCGAGCGCGCGGGCTTCGAGGTGCGCGACGTGCACCCGACGCATTACGGCCGCATCTGCCCGATCGAGACGCCGGAAGGCCCGAACATCGGCTTGATCAACAGCCTCGCCACCTTCGCCAAGGTGAACAAGTACGGCTTCATCGAGACGCCGTATCAGATGGTGCAGGACGGCAAGATCGTCGGCGAGCCGCGCTACCTCTCCGCCATGGAAGAGGAGAAGCTCGTCGTCGCCCAGGCGGATGCCGAGGTGGACCGCGAGAGCGGCGAGTTCCGCTCCGAGCTGGTGAGCGTGCGCCAGGGCGGCGACTTCCGGCTGGTGAAGCCCGAGGAGGTGACGGCGATCGACGTGTCGCCGAAGCAGCTCGTCTCGGTGGCCGCGGCGCTGATCCCGTTCCTGGAGAACGACGACGCCAACCGCGCGCTCATGGGCTCGAACATGATGCGGCAGGCGGTGCCGCTGGTGAAGTCCGACGCGCCGCTGGTAGGCACGGGCATGGAGGCCGCGGTGGCGCGGGATTCCGGCGCGACCATCGTGGCCCGGCGTGACGGCGTCATCGACAGCATCGACGGTGCGCGCATCGTGGTGCGGGCGACGGCCGAGGACGGCACGACCAAGGGCGTGGATATCTACCGCCTGCGGAAGTTCCAGCGTTCCAACCAGAGCACCTGCATCAACCAGCGTCCGCTGGTGAAGGTGGGCGACCGGGTGCAGGCGGGCGACATCATCGCCGACGGCCCGTCCACGGAGCTGGGCGAGCTGGCGCTGGGCCGCAACGTGATGTGCGCCTTCATGCCCTGGAACGGCTACAACTTCGAGGACTCGATCCTGATCTCCGAGCGCATCGCGCGGGACGACGTGTTCACGTCGATCCACATCGATGAGTTCGAGGTGATGGCCCGCGACACGAAGCTGGGCCAGGAGGAGATCACCCGCGACATCCCGAATGTCGGCGAGGAAGCCCTCCGGAACCTCGACGAGGCGGGCATCGTCTATGTCGGCGCCGAGGTGAACCCGGGCGACATCCTGGTCGGCAAGGTGACGCCGAAGGGCGAGAGCCCGATGACGCCGGAGGAGAAGCTCCTCCGCGCCATCTTCGGCGAGAAGGCCTCGGACGTCCGCGACACCTCGCTGCGCCTGCCGCCGGGGGTCTCGGGCACGATCGTGGACGTGCGAGTCTTTTCCCGCCGCGGCGTGGACAAGGACGAGCGCGCCATGGCGATCGAGCGCGCCGAGATCGAGCGTCTGGCGAAGGATCGCGACGACGAGCGGGCCATCCAGGAACGTTCGTTCCATTCGCGACTGCGCGAGAAGCTGCTGAACCGCAAGGCCTCCGGCGGTTTCCGGGGTGTCAAGGCGGGCACGGTCATCACCGACGAGGTGCTGAACGAGTTTGCCAAGGTGACCTGGCGCCAGATCGGCGTGGCCGACGACGCGGTGATGGCGGAGATCGAGGCGCTGAAGCGCGAGTTCGATGCCGCCGTGGAGCGGCTGCAGAAGCGCTTCGAGAGCAAGGTCGAGAAGCTGCAGCGCGGCGACGAGCTGCCGCCCGGCGTGATGAAGATGGTCAAGGTCTTCGTCGCGGTGAAGCGGAAGCTGCAGCCGGGCGACAAGATGGCCGGCCGCCACGGAAACAAGGGCGTGGTCTCCCGCGTCGTGCCGATCGAGGACATGCCGTTCCTCGAGGATGGGCGCGCGGTGGATCTGGTGCTGAACCCGCTGGGCGTGCCGTCGCGCATGAACATCGGCCAGATCCTGGAGACGCATCTGGGCTGGGCCTGCGCCAATCTCGGCCGGCAGGTGGGCGAGCTGGTGGAGGATTACCGTCGGGCGGGTGCGGCGCGTGACGCGCTGGTTGCCAAGCTACGCGAGGTCTATGGCGACGAGATCGTCGACGAGCAGGTCGCGGAGATGACCGAGGACCAGCTCATCGAGCTCGGCGACAACCTGTCGAAGGGCATTCCGATCGCGACGCCGGTCTTCGACGGCGCCCGCATCTCCGACATCGAGACGATGCTGGTGAAGGCGGGGATGCCGACCTCCGGGCAGATGCAGCTGATCGACGGGCGTTCGGGCGAGCCGTTCGAGCGCAAGACCACGGTCGGCTACATCTACATGCTGAAGCTGCACCACCTGGTGGACGACAAGATCCACGCCCGTTCCATCGGTCCCTACTCGCTCGTCACCCAGCAGCCGCTGGGCGGCAAGGCGCAGTTCGGCGGCCAGCGCTTCGGCGAGATGGAGGTCTGGGCGCTGGAAGCCTATGGCGCCGCCTATACCCTGCAGGAGATGCTGACGGTGAAGTCGGACGACGTGTCCGGCCGCACCAAGGTCTATGAGGCGATCGTCCGCGACCAGGACAGCTTCGAGGCCGGTATCCCCGAGAGCTTCAACGTTCTGACCAAGGAGCTGAAGAGCCTGGGCCTGAACGTGGATCTCGAGAACCGCGGCAACTGA
- the rplK gene encoding 50S ribosomal protein L11 — translation MAKKIVGYIKLQIPAGKANPSPPVGPALGQRGLNIMQFVKEFNAATQQMEPGTPTPVVITAYSDRTFSFITKTPPNTYFLLKAAKLDKGSQTPGKGGAVGRVTKSQLREIAAVKMKDMNCQDVEAAVSMLAGSARSMGMIVAEG, via the coding sequence ATGGCTAAGAAGATCGTCGGCTACATCAAGCTGCAGATCCCGGCCGGCAAGGCGAACCCGTCGCCGCCGGTCGGCCCCGCGCTGGGTCAGCGCGGCCTGAACATCATGCAGTTCGTCAAGGAGTTCAACGCGGCGACGCAGCAGATGGAGCCCGGCACCCCGACGCCGGTCGTCATCACCGCGTATTCCGACCGCACCTTCTCCTTCATCACGAAGACCCCGCCCAACACCTACTTCCTGCTGAAGGCGGCGAAGCTGGACAAGGGCTCGCAGACCCCCGGCAAGGGTGGCGCGGTGGGCCGCGTGACCAAGTCGCAGCTGCGCGAGATCGCGGCGGTGAAGATGAAGGACATGAATTGCCAGGACGTGGAGGCCGCCGTGAGCATGCTCGCCGGCTCCGCCCGTTCCATGGGCATGATCGTGGCGGAGGGCTGA
- the rplL gene encoding 50S ribosomal protein L7/L12, which yields MADLAKLVDELSTLTVLEAAELSKLLEEKWGVSAAAPVAVAAAPAAGGAAAAPAEEQTEFTVTLASAGDKKINVIKEIRTITGLGLKEAKDLVEGAPKVIKEAASKDEAEKIKKVLEENGAKVEVK from the coding sequence ATGGCTGATCTCGCCAAGCTGGTTGACGAGCTGTCGACCCTCACGGTTCTCGAGGCCGCTGAGCTCTCCAAGCTGCTCGAAGAGAAGTGGGGCGTTTCCGCCGCCGCTCCGGTTGCCGTGGCTGCTGCCCCGGCCGCCGGTGGCGCCGCTGCCGCCCCCGCCGAGGAGCAGACCGAGTTCACCGTGACCCTGGCCTCCGCCGGCGACAAGAAGATCAACGTGATCAAGGAGATCCGTACGATCACCGGTCTGGGCCTGAAGGAGGCCAAGGACCTGGTCGAGGGCGCGCCGAAGGTGATCAAGGAGGCCGCGTCCAAGGACGAGGCCGAGAAGATCAAGAAGGTGCTCGAGGAGAACGGTGCCAAGGTTGAGGTCAAGTAA